A DNA window from Bacteroides cellulosilyticus contains the following coding sequences:
- a CDS encoding aminopeptidase C, with protein MKKSILIATLGLLSFNVSAQDTPKAEEGFIFTTVKENPITSVKNQNRSSTCWSFSALGFLESELLRMGKGEYDLSEMFVVHHTMMDRGVNYVRYHGDSSFSPGGSFYDIMFCLRNYGLVPQEAMPGIMYGDTLPVHNELDAVAGAYVNAIAKGKLTKLTPVWKKGLCSIYDTYLGKCPESFTYKGKEYTPKTFAESLGINPDDYISLTSFTHHPFYTQMNIEIQDNWRNGLSYNLPLMEFMSVIDNAVNNGYTVAWGSDVSESGFTRDGIAVMPDADRGAELTGSDMARWTGLTAADKRKELTSRPLPEITVTQEMRQTAFDNWETTDDHGMLIYGIAKDQNGKEYYMVKNSWGTNNKYKGIWYASKPFVAYKTINILVHKDAVPKALLKKLGVK; from the coding sequence ATGAAAAAGTCAATACTTATTGCCACTTTAGGCTTATTGAGTTTCAATGTGTCAGCACAGGACACTCCGAAAGCGGAAGAAGGCTTCATCTTCACAACCGTTAAAGAAAACCCGATTACTTCCGTTAAAAACCAAAACCGTTCCAGCACATGCTGGAGTTTTTCGGCTCTTGGTTTCCTTGAAAGCGAATTGCTGCGTATGGGCAAAGGCGAATATGATTTATCTGAAATGTTTGTGGTACACCACACCATGATGGACCGCGGCGTGAACTACGTACGCTATCACGGTGACAGTTCTTTCTCACCCGGTGGAAGCTTCTACGACATCATGTTCTGCCTGAGAAACTACGGTCTTGTTCCGCAGGAAGCTATGCCGGGCATCATGTACGGTGACACATTGCCGGTACACAACGAGTTGGATGCCGTGGCCGGTGCTTACGTAAACGCTATTGCCAAAGGCAAACTGACCAAACTGACTCCGGTATGGAAGAAAGGCCTGTGCTCTATCTATGATACTTACCTCGGCAAGTGCCCCGAAAGCTTCACTTACAAAGGAAAAGAATATACTCCGAAGACATTTGCCGAATCCCTCGGAATCAATCCGGACGATTACATATCTCTGACTTCATTTACCCACCATCCATTCTACACTCAGATGAACATCGAAATCCAGGACAATTGGCGCAACGGCCTTTCTTATAACCTGCCTTTGATGGAATTCATGTCTGTTATCGACAATGCCGTTAACAACGGTTACACTGTAGCTTGGGGTAGCGACGTCAGCGAAAGCGGTTTCACTCGTGACGGTATCGCCGTTATGCCCGACGCGGATCGTGGTGCCGAACTCACCGGTTCTGACATGGCACGCTGGACAGGTCTTACAGCTGCCGACAAACGCAAAGAACTGACTTCCCGTCCATTACCGGAAATCACCGTAACTCAGGAAATGCGCCAAACAGCATTCGACAATTGGGAAACTACCGATGACCACGGTATGCTTATCTACGGTATAGCCAAAGATCAGAACGGCAAAGAATACTATATGGTGAAAAACTCCTGGGGTACTAACAACAAATACAAAGGTATTTGGTATGCTTCTAAACCTTTCGTTGCTTACAAGACTATCAACATCCTGGTACACAAAGATGCAGTGCCCAAGGCGCTGTTGAAGAAGCTGGGAGTTAAATAA
- a CDS encoding LytR/AlgR family response regulator transcription factor — translation MINCIAIDDEPLALTQLTGYISRVPFLNLVASCQDAFDAMSVLSAQKIDLMFVDINMPDLNGMDFVRSLTEKPLVIFTTAYSEYAVEGFKVDALDYLLKPFGFQDFLKAVDKAYKWWEFRTKGHGTVAPPSAPSELSFNDGTLFVKSDYRVTRINLADIKYIEGMSEYVRIFVEGEAKPIMPLLSMKRLEETLPPSQFMRVHRSYIVNLKKITEVSRLRIVFGETYIPVGENYKDQFTEYINSRMMK, via the coding sequence ATGATAAATTGTATAGCTATTGATGATGAGCCGTTGGCTCTTACCCAACTGACGGGATATATCTCCCGTGTACCTTTTCTGAATCTTGTAGCTTCCTGCCAAGACGCTTTCGATGCTATGAGTGTTCTTTCCGCACAAAAGATTGATCTGATGTTTGTCGATATCAATATGCCCGATCTGAATGGGATGGACTTTGTACGTTCCCTGACGGAAAAGCCGTTGGTTATCTTCACAACAGCTTATTCGGAGTATGCCGTCGAAGGCTTCAAAGTAGATGCACTGGATTATCTGCTGAAACCGTTTGGCTTTCAAGACTTCCTGAAGGCGGTGGATAAAGCGTATAAATGGTGGGAATTTCGTACTAAAGGTCATGGAACAGTTGCTCCACCGTCAGCCCCGTCCGAACTTTCTTTCAATGACGGTACTCTGTTTGTGAAGAGTGATTACCGCGTTACGCGTATCAACCTGGCAGATATTAAATATATTGAAGGAATGAGTGAATACGTACGTATCTTTGTAGAAGGAGAGGCTAAGCCCATTATGCCTTTACTCAGCATGAAGCGTCTGGAAGAAACTTTGCCTCCCTCTCAGTTTATGCGGGTACATCGTTCTTATATTGTCAATTTGAAAAAGATAACGGAAGTTTCTCGCCTGCGCATCGTTTTTGGAGAGACTTATATTCCGGTAGGAGAGAATTATAAGGATCAGTTTACGGAATATATTAATAGTAGGATGATGAAATGA
- a CDS encoding sensor histidine kinase, with protein sequence MKKVFARATYKRYLPEMMIYIAVWLIVLMVPVVSNFFELLSGKVEVMRWKGVFILWLNVLPFFFLFLLNNRVLAPFLFLKQKVVVYVVVAILLSTFTFWVVDMVSPSRPVMKRQQIEQRMRDRGKEGPGPREHDAPGKPSGPDMPSVRGERPDPRHSDFPRPPFEEMPFFVPLFRGPFLGRMLIALLMFSFNIAVKLFFKSVCDREAMKELEHNNLQTELDYLKYQINPHFFMNTLNNIHALVDIDTEKAKQTIVELSRLMRYVLYESNNRLISLSKELQFLNHYIELMRIRYTDKVRIDVSFPTDTGEVQVPPLLFVSFVENAFKHGVSYQHASFVSVCLQVVGEEIHFVCSNSNYYRSEDQHHGIGLDNIRKRLRLLFGERYKLSIDDTADCFDVQLLVPVS encoded by the coding sequence ATGAAGAAAGTGTTTGCCCGTGCTACCTATAAACGTTACCTGCCGGAAATGATGATCTACATTGCTGTGTGGCTTATCGTACTGATGGTGCCGGTGGTAAGCAATTTCTTCGAACTTTTATCGGGTAAGGTGGAAGTGATGCGATGGAAAGGAGTTTTTATTTTATGGCTCAATGTGTTGCCATTCTTTTTCCTTTTCTTGTTGAATAATCGTGTGCTTGCTCCTTTCCTTTTCCTGAAGCAGAAAGTGGTAGTGTATGTAGTAGTTGCCATATTATTATCTACGTTCACTTTCTGGGTAGTGGATATGGTGTCTCCCAGTCGTCCTGTCATGAAGCGGCAGCAAATAGAACAGAGAATGCGCGACCGGGGAAAGGAAGGTCCCGGACCGAGAGAGCATGATGCTCCCGGTAAGCCTTCGGGACCGGATATGCCGTCTGTACGGGGGGAACGTCCTGATCCTCGGCATTCTGACTTCCCGCGTCCGCCTTTCGAAGAGATGCCTTTCTTTGTGCCCCTGTTTCGTGGACCTTTTCTGGGGCGCATGCTGATAGCTTTGCTTATGTTCAGTTTCAACATTGCTGTTAAGCTGTTTTTTAAGTCAGTATGCGATCGGGAGGCTATGAAAGAACTGGAGCATAACAATCTTCAGACGGAGTTGGATTATCTGAAATACCAGATAAATCCGCACTTCTTCATGAATACTCTCAATAATATACATGCATTGGTGGATATTGATACGGAGAAGGCCAAACAAACCATTGTCGAGCTTTCACGGTTAATGCGCTATGTGCTTTATGAATCGAATAACCGCTTGATATCGCTTTCCAAGGAGTTGCAGTTCCTCAATCATTATATAGAGTTGATGCGCATCCGCTATACGGATAAAGTGCGGATAGATGTATCTTTTCCTACGGATACGGGCGAAGTACAAGTACCGCCCCTATTGTTTGTTTCGTTTGTAGAGAATGCTTTTAAGCATGGTGTCAGTTATCAGCATGCTTCATTCGTATCAGTCTGTTTGCAGGTGGTGGGAGAGGAAATTCATTTCGTTTGTTCCAACAGTAATTATTATAGGTCCGAAGATCAGCACCACGGTATCGGTCTTGATAATATCCGTAAGCGTTTGCGTCTGTTGTTCGGTGAGCGTTATAAACTATCTATTGATGATACGGCCGATTGCTTTGATGTGCAGTTGCTTGTGCCGGTGAGTTAA
- a CDS encoding electron transfer flavoprotein subunit beta/FixA family protein, producing the protein MSLKIVVLAKQVPDTRNVGKDAMKADGTINRAALPAIFNPEDLNALEQALRLKDAHPGSTVTILTMGPGRAAEVIREGMFRGADNGYLLTDRAFAGADTLATSYALATAIRKIGEYDIIIGGRQAIDGDTAQVGPQVAEKLGLTQITYAEEILNVEKTTGRVVVKRHIDGGVETVEGPLPIVITVNGSAAPCRPRNAKLVQKYKRALGAQEKAAITKEGATLPYADLYEKYPYLNITEWSVADVNGDLAQCGLSGSPTKVKTIQNISFQAKESRTLTGSDQDVEDLIVELLANHTIG; encoded by the coding sequence ATGAGTTTGAAAATCGTAGTATTGGCTAAACAAGTTCCCGACACACGTAATGTTGGGAAAGATGCCATGAAAGCCGACGGAACCATTAACCGTGCGGCACTCCCCGCCATCTTCAACCCCGAAGACTTGAACGCTCTTGAGCAAGCCCTCCGACTGAAAGATGCACATCCGGGCTCTACCGTAACCATCCTGACAATGGGACCGGGACGCGCAGCCGAAGTTATTCGTGAAGGAATGTTCCGCGGTGCCGACAACGGCTATCTGTTGACCGACCGTGCTTTTGCAGGTGCAGATACCCTTGCCACTTCGTACGCTCTTGCTACTGCCATCAGGAAGATAGGCGAATATGACATCATCATCGGCGGACGCCAGGCTATCGACGGTGACACGGCTCAAGTGGGTCCGCAAGTTGCTGAAAAGCTCGGTCTGACACAGATCACTTATGCCGAAGAAATTCTGAATGTGGAGAAAACTACCGGACGTGTTGTCGTGAAACGTCACATTGACGGTGGTGTGGAAACTGTAGAAGGCCCTCTGCCCATCGTTATTACTGTGAACGGAAGTGCAGCTCCCTGCCGCCCACGCAACGCTAAGCTGGTACAGAAGTACAAACGTGCTCTCGGTGCACAGGAAAAAGCTGCTATCACCAAAGAAGGCGCTACCCTGCCTTATGCCGACCTCTACGAGAAGTATCCTTATCTGAACATCACCGAATGGAGTGTGGCAGACGTGAACGGTGACCTGGCACAATGCGGTCTCAGCGGTTCGCCCACTAAAGTAAAAACCATTCAGAACATCTCTTTCCAAGCCAAAGAAAGCCGTACACTGACCGGAAGCGACCAGGATGTAGAAGATCTTATTGTTGAACTACTCGCCAATCATACGATTGGCTAA
- a CDS encoding electron transfer flavoprotein subunit alpha/FixB family protein: protein MNNVFVYCELEGTVVAEVSLELLTKGRKLANQLGCQLEAVVAGTNLAGIEKQVLPFGVDRLHIFDAPGLFPYTSLPHSSVLINLFKEEKPQICLMGATVIGRDLGPRVSSALTSGLTADCTSLEIGEHEDKKAGMVYENLLYQIRPAFGGNIVATIVNPEHRPQMATVREGVMKKEILNDKYQGEVINHDVAKYVPTTDYVVKVIDRHVEKAKHNLKGAPIVVAGGYGMGSRENFDMLFELAKELHAEVGGSRAAVDAGFCDHDRQIGQTGVTVRPKLYIACGISGQIQHIAGMQESGIIISVNNDENAPINTIADYVINGTVEEVIPKMIKYYKQNSK from the coding sequence ATGAATAACGTATTTGTATATTGTGAGCTTGAAGGCACCGTAGTTGCCGAAGTAAGTCTCGAACTCCTTACCAAAGGACGCAAGTTAGCTAACCAACTGGGCTGCCAACTGGAAGCCGTTGTTGCCGGTACTAACCTTGCTGGTATCGAAAAACAAGTATTACCTTTCGGCGTCGACCGTCTTCACATCTTCGACGCTCCGGGCTTGTTCCCCTATACTTCACTGCCCCACTCTTCCGTACTCATCAATTTGTTCAAGGAAGAAAAACCGCAGATCTGTCTGATGGGCGCCACTGTTATCGGTCGTGACCTCGGTCCGCGCGTTTCTTCTGCACTGACCAGCGGATTGACTGCCGACTGTACTTCACTGGAAATCGGTGAGCACGAAGATAAAAAAGCAGGTATGGTATATGAAAATCTGTTATATCAGATCCGTCCCGCCTTCGGTGGTAACATCGTGGCAACCATCGTCAACCCCGAACATCGCCCGCAGATGGCAACCGTTCGTGAAGGTGTGATGAAGAAAGAGATTCTTAATGACAAGTATCAGGGCGAAGTTATCAACCATGACGTTGCCAAATATGTACCGACTACAGACTATGTAGTAAAAGTAATCGACCGCCATGTAGAGAAAGCGAAACACAACCTGAAAGGTGCTCCTATCGTCGTAGCCGGTGGTTATGGTATGGGTAGCCGTGAAAACTTCGACATGCTGTTCGAACTGGCTAAAGAACTTCACGCTGAAGTAGGCGGCAGCCGCGCAGCTGTTGATGCTGGCTTCTGCGACCATGATCGTCAGATTGGCCAGACAGGTGTTACGGTACGTCCGAAATTATATATCGCCTGCGGTATCTCCGGACAAATCCAGCACATCGCCGGTATGCAGGAGAGCGGCATCATCATCTCTGTCAACAATGATGAGAATGCTCCGATTAATACCATCGCCGACTATGTAATTAATGGCACGGTGGAAGAAGTGATCCCGAAAATGATTAAGTACTACAAACAGAACAGTAAGTAA
- a CDS encoding acyl-CoA dehydrogenase family protein, which translates to MANFYTEVPELKFQLNNPMMERICELKERGYEDKDKFDYAPQDYSDAMDSYDKVLEITGEITGEIINPNAEGVDEEGPHCADGRVEYASGTRQNLDAMVKAGLNGMTMPRRFGGLNFPITPYTMCAEIVAAADAGFGNIWSLQDCIETLYEFGNEDQHSRFIPRICAGETMSMDLTEPDAGSDLQSVMLKATFDEKENCWRLNGVKRFITNGDADLHLVLARSEEGTRDGRGLSMFIYDKREGGVDVRRIENKLGIHGSPTCELVYKNAKAELCGDRKLGLIKYVMALMNGARLGIAAQSVGLSQAAYNEGLAYAKDRKQFNKAIIEFPAVYDMLAIMKAKLDAGRALLYQTSRYVDIYKALDDISRERKLTPEERQEQKKYSKLADAFTPLAKGMNSEYANQNAYDCIQIHGGSGFMLEYACQRIYRDARITSIYEGTTQLQTVAAIRYVTNGSYAATLRDYETIPCSEEMQPLMDRLKEMTNKFEAATNATKEAANQELLDFVARRLYEMAAVCVMSHLLIQDATKAPELFAKSAVVYLNYAEAEVEKHFNFIRKFKAEELESYRK; encoded by the coding sequence ATGGCTAATTTTTATACCGAAGTTCCTGAATTGAAGTTCCAACTGAACAACCCGATGATGGAACGTATCTGCGAGCTGAAAGAGCGCGGATACGAAGATAAAGACAAATTTGACTACGCTCCGCAGGACTACTCGGATGCGATGGACTCTTATGATAAGGTGCTTGAAATCACCGGAGAAATCACTGGAGAAATTATTAACCCGAACGCTGAAGGCGTGGACGAAGAAGGTCCTCACTGTGCCGACGGTCGCGTAGAATATGCCAGCGGTACGAGACAAAACCTCGATGCCATGGTGAAAGCCGGCCTGAACGGCATGACTATGCCCCGCCGCTTCGGTGGATTGAACTTCCCGATCACTCCGTATACCATGTGTGCTGAAATCGTGGCTGCTGCCGATGCCGGTTTTGGTAATATCTGGTCTTTGCAGGATTGTATCGAAACACTGTATGAATTCGGTAACGAAGATCAACACAGCCGTTTCATTCCACGTATCTGCGCCGGAGAAACCATGTCTATGGACTTGACAGAGCCTGATGCCGGTTCTGATTTACAGAGCGTAATGCTGAAAGCCACATTTGATGAAAAAGAAAATTGCTGGCGCCTGAATGGTGTAAAACGTTTCATCACAAATGGTGACGCTGACCTGCACCTCGTACTAGCCCGTTCGGAAGAAGGAACCAGAGATGGCCGTGGACTTTCCATGTTCATCTATGACAAGCGCGAAGGTGGTGTAGATGTACGCCGTATCGAGAATAAGTTGGGTATCCACGGTTCTCCTACTTGTGAACTTGTTTATAAGAACGCAAAGGCTGAACTTTGCGGTGATCGTAAACTCGGTTTGATCAAGTATGTAATGGCATTGATGAACGGTGCCCGTCTGGGTATCGCTGCACAGTCGGTAGGTTTGTCACAAGCTGCCTATAATGAAGGTCTGGCATATGCAAAGGATCGTAAACAGTTCAATAAAGCTATTATTGAATTCCCGGCTGTATATGACATGCTGGCTATCATGAAAGCTAAGTTGGATGCGGGTCGTGCTTTGTTGTACCAAACTTCTCGCTATGTGGACATTTACAAAGCTTTGGATGATATCTCCCGCGAACGTAAACTGACTCCGGAAGAACGTCAGGAACAAAAGAAGTATTCCAAACTTGCTGATGCCTTTACTCCGCTGGCCAAAGGTATGAATTCCGAATATGCCAACCAGAATGCTTACGACTGTATTCAGATTCACGGTGGTTCCGGTTTTATGTTGGAATACGCCTGTCAACGTATCTACCGAGATGCCCGTATCACCAGCATCTACGAAGGTACAACTCAATTGCAGACTGTAGCTGCCATCCGTTATGTAACAAACGGTTCGTATGCCGCTACTCTCCGCGATTACGAAACAATTCCTTGCAGCGAAGAAATGCAACCGTTGATGGATCGCTTGAAAGAGATGACGAATAAGTTTGAAGCTGCCACCAATGCAACGAAAGAAGCTGCCAACCAAGAACTGTTGGATTTCGTAGCCCGTCGTCTTTACGAAATGGCTGCTGTATGCGTGATGTCTCATCTCCTCATTCAGGATGCTACCAAAGCTCCTGAGTTGTTCGCGAAATCAGCTGTTGTTTATCTGAACTATGCTGAAGCTGAAGTAGAAAAGCACTTCAATTTCATCCGCAAGTTCAAGGCTGAGGAGTTGGAAAGCTATCGCAAGTAA
- a CDS encoding GNAT family N-acetyltransferase, producing the protein MFTKTYVAQPDGSKYDTLMVAPLSVLLEYRNAGIGSALMKEGFRIAEASGYGAAFLLGDPNYYQRFGYKLSHLYGIGHEIYPAEYLLAKEIISGRRLYRCFRMLLGGQLLCPDGNPYAGLSVRE; encoded by the coding sequence ATGTTTACAAAAACGTATGTCGCCCAACCGGACGGCAGCAAGTATGATACCCTGATGGTGGCTCCATTGTCTGTGTTATTGGAATACCGCAATGCAGGTATTGGCTCTGCCTTGATGAAAGAAGGTTTCCGCATTGCCGAAGCGTCAGGCTACGGGGCGGCTTTCCTGTTGGGTGATCCCAATTATTATCAGAGATTCGGCTATAAGCTATCTCACCTGTATGGCATCGGTCACGAAATTTATCCGGCTGAATACCTTCTGGCTAAAGAAATCATTTCCGGGCGGAGGTTATATCGCTGTTTCCGAATGTTGCTGGGTGGTCAACTATTATGCCCAGATGGAAACCCGTATGCGGGACTTTCTGTAAGAGAATGA
- a CDS encoding endonuclease VIII has product MIEIPESTTISRQATDVLKGKIVADVMNATSPHRFAWFNGDATKYPELLIGKTIESVNGYGSFIDICFNEDTHLAIGDGTHMKYYTATEKCPTKFQLLIAFEDDTYLVFTVAMYGAIYAFKGEFDNIYYRGGIEKVSPMEDRFDFPFFESMIAGIGKDISVKALLATEQRIPGLGNGVLQDILYNARIHPKRKISTLSAEDKEQLFYAVKDTLADMIEKGVRDTEKDFYGIPGKYITRLSKNTYTKPCPQCGSRIIKEAYLGGSVYYCPCCQQ; this is encoded by the coding sequence ATGATAGAAATTCCTGAATCTACTACCATTAGCCGCCAGGCAACAGACGTATTGAAAGGCAAGATTGTTGCCGATGTAATGAACGCCACCAGTCCGCACCGCTTTGCCTGGTTCAATGGAGACGCAACGAAATATCCGGAACTCTTGATAGGAAAGACCATAGAATCCGTCAATGGTTACGGCTCTTTCATTGACATCTGTTTCAATGAAGATACCCATCTGGCCATCGGTGACGGCACCCATATGAAATATTATACCGCCACAGAGAAATGCCCTACTAAATTTCAGTTACTCATCGCTTTTGAAGATGACACGTATCTCGTCTTTACAGTAGCCATGTATGGTGCCATCTATGCTTTTAAAGGAGAATTTGATAATATCTACTACCGTGGCGGCATAGAAAAAGTTTCCCCGATGGAAGACCGTTTCGACTTTCCTTTCTTTGAAAGCATGATTGCAGGCATCGGAAAAGACATTTCGGTGAAAGCATTGCTGGCTACGGAACAACGCATTCCGGGACTGGGTAACGGTGTATTGCAGGACATTCTGTACAATGCCCGCATCCATCCCAAACGAAAAATCAGCACCTTGTCCGCTGAAGATAAAGAACAGCTTTTCTATGCCGTCAAAGACACGCTGGCGGATATGATTGAGAAAGGAGTGCGTGATACGGAAAAAGACTTCTACGGAATCCCCGGCAAGTACATAACCCGGCTTTCCAAGAATACATATACGAAGCCCTGCCCGCAGTGCGGTTCACGAATCATAAAAGAGGCTTATCTGGGCGGCAGTGTTTACTATTGTCCATGCTGCCAGCAATAA